The proteins below are encoded in one region of Pseudomonas putida NBRC 14164:
- a CDS encoding DUF1780 domain-containing protein, with product MDDSDYLRLLTIQAEQANAFLSNARKWERERWVCQRLLQGLNIPYRSEDFTPAGQEPPDVLFRDAAFEVFFVLDEGRRLNDEWREELQRRRSAFSLAQLVRREARPRRISATELLARLAPTLRKKAHNYRERGLELNELDIIAFSSLKREVLDLNTHFPPPTEYLRQGWRSLSLVGPTFARVLFAHPDAPDFLRGNLGRSIVFDVGISL from the coding sequence ATGGATGACTCAGACTACCTGCGCCTGCTTACCATCCAGGCCGAGCAAGCTAACGCCTTTCTCTCCAACGCCCGCAAGTGGGAGCGGGAGCGTTGGGTGTGCCAGCGACTATTGCAGGGGTTGAACATCCCCTACCGCAGCGAGGACTTCACCCCGGCCGGGCAAGAGCCGCCGGATGTGCTGTTCCGCGATGCGGCCTTTGAGGTGTTTTTCGTGCTCGACGAGGGGCGTCGGCTGAACGATGAGTGGCGCGAAGAGCTGCAGCGCCGGCGCAGTGCGTTTTCCCTGGCACAACTGGTGCGCCGTGAAGCGCGCCCACGGCGTATCAGTGCCACCGAGCTGCTGGCGCGCCTGGCGCCTACCTTGCGCAAGAAAGCGCACAACTACCGGGAACGCGGGCTGGAGCTGAACGAGCTGGACATCATCGCCTTCTCCAGCCTCAAGCGCGAAGTGCTCGACCTCAACACCCACTTCCCGCCGCCCACCGAATACCTGCGCCAGGGCTGGCGCTCGTTGTCGCTGGTGGGGCCGACGTTTGCCCGGGTGCTGTTCGCCCACCCCGACGCGCCAGACTTCCTGCGTGGCAACCTGGGGCGCAGCATTGTTTTTGATGTGGGCATCAGTCTTTGA
- a CDS encoding DUF3094 family protein, with protein sequence MTSRLNPEDQRRVDEYLRAPQHQVERRPFRPWLLLVLVVAVTIGLGLISRLLSGLVL encoded by the coding sequence ATGACCAGCCGCCTGAACCCGGAAGATCAGCGTCGTGTCGATGAGTATCTGCGAGCCCCCCAGCACCAAGTCGAGCGCAGGCCATTCCGGCCGTGGCTGCTCCTTGTGCTGGTGGTGGCCGTGACCATCGGGTTGGGTCTCATCAGCCGCCTGCTGAGTGGACTGGTGCTATGA
- a CDS encoding NAD(P)/FAD-dependent oxidoreductase: MTHRIVIVGGGAGGLELATRLGKSLGKRKQADITLVDANLTHIWKPLLHEVAAGSLNSSEDELNYVAQAKWNHFNFQLGRMSGLDREGKQIQLAATLDDEGRELLPARTLGYDTLVIAVGSNTNDFGTLGAAQHCLFLDTRKQAERFHQQLLNHYLRAHAGDVASEQISVAIVGAGATGVELAAELHHAAHELAAYGLDRIQPKDMHITIIEAGPRVLPALPERISVPVHKTLEKLGVKVMTNAAVSEVTEDGLKTKDGEVIQASLKVWAAGIRAPGFLKDIDGLETNRINQLVVRPTLQTTRDDNIFAFGDCAACPQPGSDRNVPPRAQAAHQQASMLAQSLKARLENKTLPTYEYKDYGSLVSLSRFSAVGNLMGNLMGSVKLEGWLARMFYVSLYRMHQMALYGFFRTALMMLGSKIGRGTEPRLKLH; the protein is encoded by the coding sequence ATGACTCATCGCATCGTGATTGTCGGCGGCGGCGCCGGCGGCCTGGAACTGGCGACCCGCCTGGGTAAAAGCCTGGGCAAGCGCAAGCAGGCCGACATCACCCTGGTCGACGCCAACCTCACGCACATCTGGAAGCCACTGCTGCACGAAGTGGCCGCCGGCTCGCTGAACTCCTCGGAAGACGAACTGAACTACGTGGCCCAGGCCAAGTGGAACCACTTCAACTTCCAGCTGGGGCGCATGAGCGGCCTGGACCGTGAGGGCAAGCAGATTCAACTGGCCGCCACCCTCGATGATGAGGGCCGCGAGCTGTTGCCTGCGCGCACCCTGGGCTACGACACCCTGGTCATTGCCGTGGGTTCCAACACCAACGACTTCGGTACCTTGGGCGCGGCGCAGCATTGCCTGTTCCTCGACACGCGCAAGCAGGCCGAGCGCTTCCATCAGCAGTTGCTCAACCACTACCTGCGCGCCCACGCCGGCGACGTGGCCAGCGAGCAGATCAGCGTAGCCATCGTCGGCGCCGGTGCCACCGGTGTGGAACTGGCGGCCGAGCTGCACCACGCCGCCCACGAGCTGGCGGCTTATGGCCTGGACCGCATCCAGCCCAAGGACATGCACATCACCATCATCGAGGCAGGCCCACGCGTGCTGCCGGCGCTGCCGGAGCGCATCAGCGTGCCGGTGCACAAGACCCTGGAAAAACTCGGGGTGAAGGTGATGACCAACGCGGCTGTCAGTGAAGTGACCGAGGACGGCCTGAAAACCAAGGACGGCGAGGTGATCCAGGCCAGCCTGAAAGTGTGGGCGGCGGGTATTCGTGCGCCGGGCTTCCTGAAGGACATCGATGGGCTGGAAACCAACCGCATCAACCAGCTGGTGGTGCGCCCTACCCTGCAGACCACCCGCGACGACAACATCTTCGCCTTCGGTGACTGCGCCGCCTGCCCGCAACCGGGTAGCGACCGCAATGTGCCGCCACGTGCCCAGGCGGCACACCAGCAGGCTTCGATGCTGGCGCAAAGCCTGAAGGCGCGCCTGGAGAACAAGACGCTGCCGACCTACGAGTACAAGGACTACGGCTCGCTGGTGTCGCTGTCGCGCTTCTCGGCGGTGGGCAACCTGATGGGTAACCTGATGGGCAGCGTGAAGCTGGAAGGCTGGCTGGCGCGGATGTTCTACGTGTCGCTGTACCGCATGCACCAGATGGCGTTGTACGGGTTCTTCCGCACGGCGTTGATGATGCTGGGGAGCAAGATTGGCCGGGGTACCGAGCCACGCCTGAAGCTGCACTGA
- the clpB gene encoding ATP-dependent chaperone ClpB: protein MRIDRLTSKLQLAISDAQSLAVGMDHPAIEPVHLMQALLEQQGGSIKPLLMQVGFDINSLRQALVKELDQLPKIQNPTGDVNMSQDLARLLNQADRLAQQKGDQFISSELVLLAAMDENSKLGKLLLSQGVSKKALENAINNLRGGAAVNDANAEESRQALDKYTVDLTKRAEEGKLDPVIGRDDEIRRTVQVLQRRTKNNPVLIGEPGVGKTAIAEGLAQRIINGEVPDGLKGKRLLALDMGALIAGAKYRGEFEERLKSLLNELSKQEGQIILFIDELHTMVGAGKGEGAMDAGNMLKPALARGELHCVGATTLNEYRQYIEKDAALERRFQKVLVEEPSEEDTIAILRGLKERYEVHHKVAITDGAIIAAAKLSHRYITDRQLPDKAIDLIDEAASRIRMEIDSKPEVLDRLDRRLIQLKVESQALKKEEDEAAKKRLEKLTEEIERLEREYSDLEEIWASEKAEVQGSAQIQQKIEQARQELEAARRKGDLSRMAELQYGVIPDLERSLQMVDQHGKTENQLLRNKVTEEEIAEVVSKWTGIPVSKMLEGEREKLLKMEALLHQRVIGQNEAVTAVANAVRRSRAGLSDPSRPSGSFLFLGPTGVGKTELCKALAEFLFDTEEAMVRIDMSEFMEKHSVARLIGAPPGYVGYEEGGYLTEAVRRKPYSVVLLDEVEKAHPDVFNVLLQVLEDGRLTDSHGRTVDFRNTVIVMTSNLGSAQIQELVGDREAQRAAVMDAVGAHFRPEFINRIDEVVVFEPLGREQIAGITEIQLGRLRSRLLERELSLSLSPEALDKLIAVGYDPVYGARPLKRAIQRWIENPLAQLILAGQFVPGTSITATVEGDEIVFG from the coding sequence ATGCGAATAGACCGTTTGACCAGCAAGCTACAATTAGCAATATCCGATGCTCAATCCCTGGCCGTTGGCATGGACCACCCAGCCATCGAGCCCGTGCACCTGATGCAGGCACTGCTTGAACAGCAGGGCGGTTCGATCAAGCCGCTGCTGATGCAGGTTGGCTTCGACATCAACAGCCTGCGCCAGGCACTGGTGAAAGAGCTCGACCAGCTACCGAAAATCCAGAACCCCACCGGCGACGTGAACATGTCGCAGGATCTGGCACGCCTGCTTAACCAGGCCGACCGCCTCGCCCAGCAGAAGGGCGACCAGTTCATTTCCAGCGAACTGGTGTTGCTGGCTGCCATGGACGAGAACAGCAAGCTCGGCAAGCTGCTGCTGAGCCAGGGCGTGAGCAAGAAAGCCCTGGAAAACGCCATCAACAACCTGCGTGGCGGCGCGGCAGTGAATGATGCCAACGCCGAAGAGTCGCGCCAGGCGCTGGACAAGTACACCGTCGACCTCACCAAGCGTGCCGAAGAAGGCAAGCTGGACCCGGTGATTGGCCGTGACGATGAAATCCGCCGTACCGTGCAGGTGCTGCAACGCCGTACCAAGAACAACCCGGTGTTGATCGGTGAGCCCGGTGTGGGTAAAACCGCCATCGCCGAAGGCTTGGCCCAGCGCATCATCAATGGTGAAGTGCCTGATGGCCTCAAGGGCAAGCGCCTGCTGGCGCTGGACATGGGCGCGCTGATTGCCGGTGCCAAGTACCGCGGCGAGTTCGAAGAGCGCCTCAAATCGCTTTTGAACGAGCTGTCCAAGCAGGAAGGCCAGATCATCCTGTTCATCGATGAACTGCACACCATGGTCGGCGCCGGTAAAGGCGAAGGCGCCATGGATGCCGGCAACATGCTCAAGCCAGCCTTGGCGCGCGGCGAGCTGCACTGCGTCGGCGCCACCACGCTGAACGAGTACCGCCAGTACATCGAGAAGGACGCCGCCCTGGAGCGCCGCTTCCAGAAGGTGCTGGTAGAGGAGCCGAGCGAGGAGGACACCATCGCGATTCTGCGTGGCCTGAAAGAGCGCTATGAAGTGCACCACAAGGTGGCCATCACCGACGGTGCCATTATCGCAGCCGCCAAGCTCAGCCACCGCTATATCACTGACCGCCAGCTGCCGGACAAGGCGATTGACCTGATTGACGAAGCGGCCAGCCGCATCCGCATGGAGATCGACTCCAAGCCGGAAGTGCTCGACCGCCTTGATCGCCGCCTGATCCAGTTGAAGGTGGAATCGCAGGCGCTGAAGAAGGAAGAAGACGAAGCGGCGAAAAAACGCCTCGAGAAGCTGACCGAAGAAATCGAGCGGTTGGAGCGTGAATATTCCGACCTGGAAGAAATCTGGGCATCGGAAAAGGCCGAAGTGCAGGGCTCTGCGCAGATCCAGCAAAAGATCGAACAAGCCCGCCAGGAGCTGGAAGCCGCCCGCCGCAAAGGTGACCTGAGCCGCATGGCCGAGCTGCAGTACGGGGTAATCCCCGACCTGGAGCGCAGCCTGCAGATGGTCGACCAGCACGGCAAGACCGAAAACCAGTTGCTGCGCAACAAGGTAACCGAGGAAGAAATTGCCGAAGTGGTGTCGAAGTGGACCGGCATCCCTGTGTCCAAGATGCTGGAAGGCGAGCGCGAGAAGCTGCTGAAAATGGAAGCGCTGCTGCACCAGCGCGTAATCGGCCAGAACGAGGCGGTAACCGCCGTGGCCAACGCCGTGCGCCGCTCGCGTGCAGGGCTGTCCGACCCGAGCCGGCCAAGCGGTTCGTTCCTGTTCCTCGGCCCCACCGGTGTGGGCAAGACCGAGCTGTGCAAGGCGCTGGCCGAGTTCCTGTTCGACACCGAAGAGGCGATGGTGCGCATCGACATGTCCGAGTTCATGGAGAAACACTCTGTGGCTCGCCTGATCGGTGCACCACCAGGGTATGTAGGGTATGAAGAGGGCGGTTACCTGACCGAGGCCGTACGGCGCAAGCCATACTCGGTGGTGCTGCTGGATGAGGTGGAGAAAGCCCACCCGGATGTGTTCAACGTGCTGCTGCAGGTGCTGGAAGACGGCCGCCTGACCGACAGCCACGGGCGCACCGTGGACTTCCGCAACACGGTGATCGTGATGACCTCCAACCTGGGCTCGGCACAGATCCAGGAGCTGGTAGGCGACCGCGAGGCACAGCGTGCGGCGGTGATGGATGCAGTGGGCGCGCATTTCCGTCCGGAGTTCATCAACCGTATCGACGAAGTGGTGGTGTTCGAGCCACTGGGCCGCGAGCAGATCGCCGGCATTACCGAGATCCAGCTGGGCCGCCTGCGCAGCCGTCTGCTGGAGCGCGAACTGTCGTTGAGCCTGAGCCCGGAAGCGTTGGACAAGCTGATTGCCGTGGGTTACGACCCTGTGTACGGCGCACGGCCGCTGAAGCGGGCTATCCAGCGGTGGATCGAAAACCCGCTGGCGCAGCTGATCTTGGCTGGCCAGTTTGTGCCGGGTACGTCGATTACCGCCACAGTGGAAGGCGACGAAATCGTCTTTGGGTAA
- the pgeF gene encoding peptidoglycan editing factor PgeF: MSGLTQSLLFPDWPAPASVRACVTTRQGGVSLPPYETFNLGDHVGDDPAAVAENRRRLSDTFAIQPAWLKQVHGLVVADADPAVVAEADASWTDQPGIACTVMTADCLPALFCDRAGTRVAAAHAGWRGLAGGVLEATLDRLALPPEEVLVWLGPAIGPQAFEVGLEVRDAFTAVHPQAARAFVEGERPGKLMADIYELARIRLAARGVTAVYGGGLCTVSDARFFSYRRTPQGGRFASLVWLQPR; the protein is encoded by the coding sequence ATGAGTGGCCTGACGCAGTCGCTGCTGTTTCCCGACTGGCCGGCCCCGGCCTCGGTTCGCGCCTGTGTCACCACCCGTCAGGGCGGCGTCAGCCTGCCGCCCTACGAAACCTTCAACCTTGGCGACCACGTAGGGGATGACCCTGCTGCCGTTGCCGAGAACCGCCGTCGCCTCAGCGACACGTTCGCCATCCAGCCGGCCTGGCTCAAGCAGGTGCATGGGCTGGTGGTGGCGGATGCCGACCCGGCCGTGGTGGCCGAGGCCGACGCCAGCTGGACCGACCAGCCTGGCATTGCCTGTACCGTGATGACCGCCGATTGCCTGCCTGCGCTGTTCTGCGACCGGGCCGGTACCCGCGTGGCGGCGGCGCATGCGGGCTGGCGCGGGTTGGCGGGCGGCGTGCTGGAAGCCACCTTGGACCGCCTGGCACTGCCGCCTGAAGAAGTGCTGGTGTGGTTGGGGCCGGCCATTGGCCCACAGGCTTTCGAAGTGGGGCTGGAAGTGCGTGATGCCTTTACCGCCGTGCACCCGCAAGCCGCTCGGGCATTCGTCGAGGGCGAACGGCCAGGCAAGCTGATGGCGGATATCTACGAGCTGGCGCGCATTCGTCTGGCTGCCCGTGGCGTAACTGCCGTGTATGGCGGCGGCTTGTGCACGGTAAGTGATGCTCGGTTCTTCTCCTATCGCCGTACCCCGCAGGGTGGGCGGTTTGCATCACTGGTGTGGCTGCAACCCCGCTAG
- the rluD gene encoding 23S rRNA pseudouridine(1911/1915/1917) synthase RluD, whose product MSEIIQLSAEVPSELGGQRLDQVAAQLFAEYSRSRLTSWIKEGRLTVDGAVVRPRDTVYGGSLLALQAEQEAQGEWIPEDIELDIVYEDDHIMVINKPAGLVVHPAAGHASGTLLNALLHHVPDIVNVPRAGIVHRLDKDTTGLMVVAKTLQAQTRLVEQMQARKVSRIYECIVIGVVTSGGKIDAPIGRHGGMRQRMAVTDGGKPAVSHYRVLKRFRSHTHVRVKLETGRTHQIRVHMAHVGFPLVGDQTYGGRFRIPPAASPTMVEAVKTFPRQALHARFLALAHPITGEIMKWESPLPDDFLWLLSLLSEDRESFIG is encoded by the coding sequence ATGTCCGAGATCATTCAACTTAGCGCAGAGGTACCGTCCGAACTGGGCGGCCAACGCCTCGACCAGGTCGCCGCCCAATTGTTCGCTGAGTACTCGCGTTCGCGGCTTACTTCGTGGATCAAAGAGGGCCGCTTGACGGTCGATGGCGCCGTTGTGCGCCCTCGAGACACCGTCTATGGTGGCTCGCTGCTAGCACTGCAGGCCGAACAAGAGGCCCAGGGCGAGTGGATCCCTGAAGATATCGAACTGGATATCGTCTACGAAGACGACCATATCATGGTAATCAACAAGCCTGCCGGGCTGGTTGTGCACCCGGCTGCCGGTCATGCCAGTGGTACGCTGCTCAATGCGCTGCTGCACCACGTGCCAGACATCGTCAACGTACCGCGCGCCGGTATCGTTCACCGGCTGGATAAAGACACCACCGGCTTGATGGTGGTGGCCAAGACCTTGCAGGCGCAGACCAGGCTGGTCGAGCAGATGCAGGCGCGCAAGGTCAGCCGCATTTATGAATGCATCGTGATCGGCGTGGTCACTTCCGGTGGCAAGATCGATGCCCCGATCGGCCGCCACGGCGGCATGCGCCAGCGCATGGCAGTCACCGACGGCGGCAAGCCGGCGGTCAGCCACTACCGCGTGCTCAAGCGCTTCCGCTCGCACACCCACGTGCGGGTAAAGCTGGAAACCGGCCGTACCCACCAGATTCGTGTGCACATGGCCCACGTTGGCTTCCCGCTGGTCGGTGACCAGACGTACGGTGGGCGCTTCCGCATTCCACCGGCTGCCAGCCCGACCATGGTCGAGGCGGTGAAAACCTTCCCGCGCCAGGCGCTGCATGCGCGCTTCCTGGCATTGGCTCACCCGATCACCGGTGAAATCATGAAGTGGGAATCGCCACTGCCCGATGACTTCCTCTGGTTGCTGTCGCTGCTGAGCGAAGACCGCGAGAGCTTTATCGGATGA
- a CDS encoding outer membrane protein assembly factor BamD, translating to MQVKHLLLIAILGLTAACSSNKEVIDENLSEAELYQQAQADLDNSSYTSAVNKLKALESRYPFGRYADQAQLELIYANYKNSEPEAAKSAAERFIRLHPQHPNVDYAYYLKGLTSFDQDRGLLARFLPLDMTKRDPGAARDSYNEFAQLTSRFPNSRYSPDAKQRMIYLRNLLASYEIHVADYYLSRQAYVAAANRGRYVVENFQETPSVGDGLAVMVESYQKMHLDELAASSLETLKLNYPDHPSLADGEFQPKQTESDGRGWLSKATLGLIETDTPLPPGETRANQDVVKQFQDARDEMPQELLPKDENGDPIVPEGPKEAEKDRSWFSYMTFGLFD from the coding sequence ATGCAAGTGAAACACCTGCTGCTGATCGCCATCCTCGGGCTTACCGCGGCCTGTTCCTCTAATAAAGAGGTCATTGACGAGAACCTCAGCGAAGCCGAGCTGTACCAGCAGGCGCAAGCTGACCTGGACAACTCCAGCTACACCAGCGCCGTGAACAAGCTCAAGGCCCTGGAGTCGCGCTACCCGTTCGGTCGCTATGCCGACCAGGCGCAGCTCGAGCTGATCTACGCCAACTACAAGAACTCCGAGCCCGAGGCTGCCAAGTCGGCCGCCGAGCGCTTCATCCGCCTGCACCCGCAGCACCCGAACGTCGACTACGCCTATTACCTCAAAGGCCTGACCTCGTTCGACCAGGACCGTGGCCTGCTGGCGCGCTTCCTGCCGCTGGACATGACCAAGCGTGACCCGGGTGCCGCCCGCGACTCGTACAACGAGTTCGCCCAGCTGACCAGCCGCTTCCCCAACAGCCGCTACTCGCCCGACGCCAAGCAGCGCATGATCTACCTGCGCAACCTGCTGGCCTCGTATGAAATTCATGTGGCCGACTACTACCTGAGCCGCCAGGCCTATGTGGCCGCCGCCAACCGTGGCCGCTACGTGGTAGAAAACTTCCAGGAAACCCCATCGGTCGGCGACGGCCTGGCGGTGATGGTCGAGTCGTACCAGAAGATGCACCTGGACGAACTGGCCGCCAGCAGCCTGGAAACCCTCAAGCTCAACTACCCGGACCACCCGAGCCTGGCCGATGGCGAGTTCCAGCCCAAGCAGACCGAGTCTGACGGGCGCGGCTGGCTGTCCAAGGCCACACTGGGCCTGATCGAAACCGATACGCCGCTGCCGCCGGGCGAAACCCGCGCCAACCAGGACGTGGTCAAGCAGTTCCAGGACGCGCGTGACGAGATGCCGCAAGAGCTGCTACCGAAAGACGAAAACGGCGATCCGATCGTGCCGGAAGGCCCGAAAGAAGCCGAAAAAGACCGTTCCTGGTTCAGCTACATGACCTTTGGTCTGTTCGACTGA
- a CDS encoding PP0621 family protein → MVRLLFWIALIAAAFWLWRKFKVSQQSHPEAKLDAPLQMVRCAHCGVHLPNDRALQQGKEWYCSQAHLQQGPGQQG, encoded by the coding sequence ATGGTTCGCCTACTTTTCTGGATCGCCCTGATCGCCGCCGCGTTCTGGCTGTGGCGCAAGTTCAAAGTCAGCCAACAGTCGCACCCCGAGGCGAAGCTGGATGCGCCCCTGCAGATGGTGCGCTGCGCCCATTGCGGTGTGCACCTGCCCAACGACCGGGCGCTGCAGCAGGGCAAAGAGTGGTATTGCAGCCAGGCGCACCTGCAACAGGGGCCTGGCCAACAAGGCTGA
- the thiO gene encoding glycine oxidase ThiO, protein MSKQVVVVGGGVIGLLTAFNLAAKVGQVVVCDQGEVGRESSWAGGGIVSPLYPWRYSPAVTALAHWSQDFYPQLGERLFASTGVDPEVHTTGLYWLDLDDEAEALAWAEREQRPLSAVDISAAYDAVPVLGPGFKRAIYMAGVANVRNPRLVKSLKAALLALPNVTLRENCQITGFVQQGGRVTGVQTAEGVLAADEVVLSAGAWSGDLLRTLGLELPVEPVKGQMILFKCAEDFLPSMVLAKGRYAIPRRDGHILVGSTLEHAGYDKTPTEDALESLKASAAELLPGLEGATVVGHWAGLRPGSPEGIPYIGPVPGYEGLWLNCGHYRNGLVLAPASCQLFTDLLTGAKPIIDPAPYAPAGRLG, encoded by the coding sequence ATGAGCAAGCAAGTAGTGGTGGTCGGCGGCGGGGTGATCGGCCTGCTGACGGCGTTCAACCTGGCGGCCAAGGTCGGGCAGGTGGTGGTGTGTGATCAGGGCGAAGTCGGCCGTGAGTCGTCGTGGGCCGGCGGCGGTATTGTTTCGCCGCTGTACCCGTGGCGCTACAGCCCGGCAGTCACCGCCCTGGCGCACTGGTCGCAAGACTTTTATCCACAGCTGGGCGAGCGCTTGTTCGCCAGCACCGGCGTCGACCCCGAAGTGCACACCACGGGTTTGTACTGGCTCGACCTGGATGACGAAGCCGAAGCGCTGGCTTGGGCCGAACGTGAGCAGCGGCCGCTCAGTGCCGTGGATATCTCGGCGGCCTACGACGCGGTGCCGGTGCTGGGCCCGGGTTTCAAGCGCGCCATCTACATGGCCGGTGTAGCCAACGTGCGCAACCCGCGCCTGGTGAAATCGCTGAAGGCAGCGCTGCTGGCGTTGCCCAACGTAACCCTGCGAGAGAACTGCCAGATCACCGGCTTTGTTCAGCAGGGCGGGCGCGTCACCGGTGTGCAGACCGCCGAAGGCGTACTGGCGGCAGATGAGGTGGTGCTCAGTGCCGGGGCGTGGAGTGGCGACCTGCTGCGCACCCTTGGCCTTGAACTGCCGGTAGAGCCGGTGAAGGGCCAGATGATCCTGTTCAAGTGCGCCGAGGACTTTTTGCCGAGCATGGTGCTGGCCAAGGGGCGCTATGCGATCCCGCGGCGGGATGGGCACATTCTGGTGGGCAGCACGCTGGAGCATGCCGGGTACGACAAGACCCCGACTGAAGATGCACTGGAAAGCCTGAAGGCATCGGCGGCGGAGTTGCTGCCAGGGCTCGAAGGGGCCACGGTGGTGGGGCACTGGGCCGGGTTGCGGCCGGGCTCGCCCGAGGGTATTCCCTACATCGGGCCGGTGCCAGGGTACGAGGGGTTGTGGCTGAACTGCGGTCACTACCGCAACGGGCTGGTGCTGGCGCCGGCTTCCTGCCAGCTGTTTACCGACTTGTTGACCGGTGCCAAGCCAATCATCGACCCGGCGCCGTATGCACCAGCAGGGCGTCTGGGTTGA
- a CDS encoding type IV pilin protein, with protein sequence MQQGLSLIELLIVLAVTGILAAIAYPSYSDQLRRAARSEVVGLLHDAALRLERHRVRTGQYAEGDPALPDGTRYYSLQALRDSDSFTLRARRLPHGLMAQDGCGDFQLDQAGVQRNPGAVDGSEHCWGS encoded by the coding sequence ATGCAGCAAGGCTTGAGCCTGATCGAGTTGTTGATTGTGCTGGCCGTGACCGGCATTCTGGCAGCCATTGCCTACCCCAGTTACAGCGACCAGCTTCGGCGAGCCGCACGCAGCGAAGTGGTTGGCCTGCTGCATGATGCCGCCCTGCGCCTGGAGCGCCACCGCGTACGCACCGGCCAATATGCCGAGGGCGACCCGGCCTTGCCCGACGGTACCCGCTATTACAGCTTGCAGGCCCTGCGCGACAGCGACTCCTTCACGCTGCGCGCTCGGCGGCTGCCCCATGGGCTGATGGCGCAGGATGGCTGTGGCGACTTCCAGCTGGACCAGGCCGGTGTGCAGCGCAACCCCGGTGCCGTTGACGGCAGCGAGCACTGCTGGGGAAGCTGA
- a CDS encoding PilW family protein has product MKARQSGFGLLEVVMALAIGLMLLAAASQLFASAHQTWRLQSTAVRMQDEARQALLRMAQDIRMAGMFGCLRLRPDDFKSSTAQQAFARPLEVAPSMLSLVVAELPGQAGAPDWFLQTDCLEKVSVEDGQSASKPHPLAYPVSKYVYQLNGDTLSFRRRTSFQPLVENVREVHFERVQTPRGERVDIALTLYEPTLKLEQRHELSVALRNPVPGP; this is encoded by the coding sequence ATGAAGGCCCGTCAGAGCGGGTTCGGTTTACTTGAGGTGGTGATGGCGCTGGCCATCGGGTTGATGCTGCTGGCCGCAGCCAGCCAGCTCTTCGCTTCGGCACACCAGACGTGGCGCCTGCAAAGTACCGCGGTGCGCATGCAGGATGAGGCACGTCAGGCGTTGCTGCGTATGGCTCAGGATATTCGCATGGCCGGAATGTTCGGCTGCCTGCGCCTGCGACCTGACGACTTCAAGAGCTCCACTGCACAGCAGGCCTTCGCCCGTCCTCTGGAGGTGGCACCGTCCATGCTGAGCCTCGTGGTAGCAGAGCTGCCCGGGCAGGCAGGAGCACCTGACTGGTTCTTGCAGACAGACTGCCTTGAAAAGGTATCTGTGGAGGATGGGCAAAGCGCGAGCAAGCCCCACCCACTGGCGTATCCCGTTAGCAAGTACGTCTACCAGCTTAACGGCGATACCCTGAGCTTTAGGCGACGAACCAGCTTCCAGCCGCTGGTGGAGAATGTGCGAGAAGTGCATTTCGAGCGTGTGCAAACGCCCCGGGGAGAGCGGGTAGATATCGCACTCACGCTGTACGAGCCCACGCTCAAACTCGAACAGCGCCATGAACTGAGCGTGGCACTGCGCAACCCGGTGCCGGGGCCATGA
- a CDS encoding prepilin-type N-terminal cleavage/methylation domain-containing protein: MHARQRGMTLMEVLLAVVVVAVGMFATASIQLQALQAADSARRDGQAAMAAHSELERRR, encoded by the coding sequence ATGCACGCGAGGCAACGGGGCATGACGCTCATGGAAGTGTTGTTGGCGGTCGTGGTTGTGGCCGTGGGCATGTTCGCAACGGCATCGATACAGTTGCAGGCATTGCAGGCTGCGGACAGCGCGCGTCGCGATGGGCAGGCGGCAATGGCGGCGCACAGTGAGCTTGAGAGGCGGCGATGA
- a CDS encoding GspH/FimT family pseudopilin: MKQRGVTLIQMLSALAIAVLLTQLGMPAYARMSDDLHRAAAARDLAQALRSARSHAMLQSQPVLVQALDGNWGNGWRVMLEHNQQLLREQRLSRPLKITSNRGEQFKFSALGVPMTLNNSWLGTTLEVCERSSASSRYQVVLASTGRVRLLAEDRNNTRCAST, encoded by the coding sequence GTGAAGCAACGAGGCGTAACACTGATACAAATGTTGTCGGCCTTGGCCATAGCTGTCTTGCTGACACAGCTCGGTATGCCGGCCTACGCCAGGATGAGCGACGACCTACACAGGGCAGCCGCTGCCCGTGATTTGGCACAGGCACTGCGCAGCGCACGCAGCCACGCGATGCTGCAAAGCCAGCCGGTGCTGGTGCAGGCGTTGGACGGTAATTGGGGGAATGGTTGGCGGGTGATGCTGGAGCATAATCAGCAGCTGCTGCGCGAGCAGCGCCTTTCGAGGCCGCTCAAGATTACGAGCAATCGCGGGGAGCAGTTCAAGTTCAGTGCGCTGGGCGTTCCAATGACGCTGAACAACAGCTGGTTGGGAACAACGCTGGAAGTGTGTGAACGCTCATCTGCCAGCAGCCGATATCAAGTGGTGCTGGCATCGACCGGGAGAGTCAGATTGCTTGCAGAGGACCGAAACAATACTCGCTGTGCAAGCACATAG